A genomic window from Xyrauchen texanus isolate HMW12.3.18 chromosome 15, RBS_HiC_50CHRs, whole genome shotgun sequence includes:
- the pkdc gene encoding uncharacterized protein pkdc, with protein sequence MKKEHEEVILKACGAKSLQIGAKIQTLWSGYGEILRVHLQGCDRPSVVVKHVKFPQKLKHPGGWTTDISHQRKVRSYQVESYWYQNYTANERCRVPICLAAQSFGDEQLIVLEDLDVAGFPDRKTSVNDAEIKACLSWIANFHALFLDVSPKGLWPIGTYWHLETRPEELEAMSDQKLKAAAAEIDNVLNNCCFKTILHGDAKLANFCFSQDGLQVAAVDFQYVGGGCGIKDVIYFLGSCMNERECEKRVPGLLDHYFSELRISVGKKANFPELEKEWRSMFAFAWTDFHRFLLGWMPGHHKINKYSKTLAQEVLNNLKQSQSM encoded by the coding sequence ATGAAGAAGGAACACGAAGAAGTCATTTTGAAAGCATGTGGAGCAAAGTCTCTGCAGATTGGGGCAAAGATTCAGACGTTGTGGAGTGGTTATGGTGAAATATTAAGAGTCCACTTGCAGGGATGTGACAGACCCTCTGTTGTTGTAAAACATGTGAAGTTTCCCCAAAAACTGAAACATCCAGGGGGCTGGACCACAGACATCTCTCACCAACGTAAAGTGCGATCCTATCAAGTAGAAAGTTATTGGTACCAAAACTACACTGCCAATGAACGATGTCGAGTTCCCATTTGCCTTGCTGCCCAGTCATTTGGTGATGAGCAGTTAATTGTTCTGGAAGACCTAGATGTGGCCGGATTCCCAGATAGAAAGACCAGTGTTAATGATGCTGAAATAAAGGCCTGTCTCAGTTGGATTGCCAACTTTCATGCCCTGTTTCTTGATGTATCTCCAAAAGGACTGTGGCCTATAGGGACTTACTGGCATTTAGAAACAAGACCTGAAGAGTTAGAAGCCATGTCAGATCAAAAACTCAAAGCAGCTGCTGCAGAGATAGACAACGTCCTGAACAACTGCTGTTTTAAGACAATTCTTCATGGTGATGCGAAACTAGCTAATTTCTGCTTCTCCCAGGACGGTTTACAGGTTGCAGCTGTTGATTTTCAGTATGTTGGTGGAGGGTGTGGGATAAAGGATGTTATTTACTTTTTGGGCAGCTGTAtgaatgagagagagtgtgaaaagAGAGTGCCTGGGCTTCTAGATCACTATTTTTCAGAGCTACGGATAAGCGTTGGCAAAAAAGCCAATTTCCCAGAACTGGAGAAAGAATGGCGAAGTATGTTTGCTTTCGCTTGGACAGACTTTCATCGCTTTCTCCTTGGATGGATGCCAGGACATCACAAGATTAATAAGTACAGCAAGACACTTGCTCAGGAGGTTTTAAACAATTTGAAGCAATCTCAATCAATGTGA
- the LOC127656063 gene encoding homocysteine-responsive endoplasmic reticulum-resident ubiquitin-like domain member 2 protein produces the protein MDQGTVDSPVTLVIKAPNQKYDDQTINCFLNWTVEKLKKHISNVYPSKPLSKDQRLVYSGRLLQDHLQLRDVLRKQDEYHMVHLVCASRSPPLSPTLGSPVSTTSSSSSTSESASTSSSASTPSQDISAGSSDGLRHRGIPVQTLGLNPAPTGVMQRPEGMPLPMQGGPTAGFPAHPMYMPMQMFWWQQMYARHYYVQYQAAMAASRASSMAPSSPPSAGPSTQPAQPNEPAAPMGPNPAPEDRPANPNIQMNAQGGAMLNDDELNRDWLDWMYTVSRAAILLSIVYFYSSFGRFVMVIGAMLLVYLHQAGWFPFRADLQNPRAGEGPQDEADQNHDMQEMERMMDEGMEDDEGDSGEEGHEDPVNPGPHQPGFLSATWSFISTFFTSLIPEGPPHAAN, from the exons ATGGACCAGGGTACAGTTGACAGCCCTGTCACTCTTGTCATCAAGGCACCCAATCAGAAATATGATGACCAGACCATCAATTGTTTTTTGAATTGGACAGTAGAGAAATTGAAAAAACACATCTCCAACGTTTATCCCAGCAAACCG TTGTCTAAGGACCAGAGACTTGTCTATTCTGGACGGCTTTTGCAGGATCACTTGCAGTTGAGGGATGTGCTAAGAAAG CAAGATGAATATCACATGGTCCACCTGGTGTGTGCTTCACGAAGCCCCCCATTATCCCCCACTCTTGGAAGCCCGGTTAGCACCACTAGTTCAAGCTCTTCA ACTTCAGAGAGTGCTAGCACATCCTCCTCAGCTTCCACCCCTAGTCAGGATATCTCAGCTGGGAGTTCTGATGGCTTGCGGCACCGGGGAATACCGGTACAAACACTTGGCCTCAACCCTGCCCCTACTGGTGTGATGCAAAG GCCTGAAGGAATGCCGCTTCCCATGCAAGGTGGTCCAACTGCTGGTTTCCCCGCCCACCCTATGTACATGCCGATGCAAATGTTTTGGTGGCAGCAGATGTATGCTCGCCATTATTATGTGCAATA TCAAGCAGCCATGGCAGCCTCCCGGGCGTCCAGCATGGCCCCCTCTTCCCCCCCTAGCGCTGGCCCCTCTACTCAGCCAGCACAGCCTAATGAACCTGCAGCCCCTATGGGGCCCAATCCCGCTCCTGAAGATCGCCCTGCCAATCCCAACATCCAGATGAACGCTCAGGGTGGAGCCATGTTAAACGATGACGAGCTGAACCGGGACTGGCTGGACTGGATGTATACAGTGTCACGTGCCGCCATCCTGCTCAGCATCGTCTACTTTTATTCCTCCTTTGGCCGCTTTGTCATGGTGATCGGTGCCATGCTACTGGTTTATCT GCACCAGGCTGGCTGGTTTCCCTTTAGAGCAGATTTGCAGAATCCAAGAGCTGGAGAAGGTCCACAAGACGAGGCGGATCAAAACCACGATATGCAGGAGATG GAGCGTATGATGGATGAGGGGATGGAGGATGACGAGGGTGACAGCGGGGAGGAAGGTCACGAAGACCCCGTGAACCCAGGTCCGCATCAGCCAGGCTTCTTGTCGGCCACATGGTCGTTCATCAGCACTTTCTTCACCTCTCTAATCCCTGAGGGGCCTCCACACGCTGCCAACTGA